A window of Vibrio ishigakensis contains these coding sequences:
- a CDS encoding HlyD family efflux transporter periplasmic adaptor subunit yields the protein MTQQSSIAPVETQAEHAQSQDDYYQAWLSKHKTLIPGLQAAILYLPIKAELVPVARFKPEHTNFPELNQLITDNRQATAPMVTRLAAISPDGEAFGLLYPVLDTQNQLIAFAAFAIQVSSQEQLTQALTLLQWSAAGIEVTEQQLRADKLAREQESYAQRVEILARVLSESSYGASAVRMVTELAVLLNCDRVSLGEYQKKRSRLKHLSHSAQFGKKMNHVRLIERVMDECIDQGKIIRFPDSDVESEAIIQAHGNLSSSQGDIGLISIPLYLRGEIYGALVVEGKPDQEWSIEDAELCQSIASLILPTLDDKRINDRSWYKKGWDGLTTQLGRLFGPRYLGRKLTLIGLLVLGYLLTTTMGEYKLSANATIESGVQRAIVAPFDGYINQALVRAGDKVTQGEDLVLMDDRDLRLERLKWLSEESKLVRQRLEALAVRDRAKLNILNAQEKQVAAQLSLVESQIERGKLISPYDGLIVSGDLSQRLGSAVTKGDVLLEVAPLNSYRIKLQVQESRISDLSLGQTGTLYLSALPETGFEFEVTKITPVTEARDGSSYFIVEAEFNTSNSDSQQFEQLQPGMEGVGKVYIDERLIFHIWTRDLTEWLRLQAWSWWG from the coding sequence ATGACCCAACAAAGCTCAATTGCGCCCGTAGAGACGCAGGCCGAGCACGCTCAATCCCAAGATGATTACTATCAGGCTTGGCTATCGAAACATAAAACCTTGATACCCGGATTGCAGGCGGCGATTCTGTATCTGCCTATTAAGGCTGAGTTGGTTCCTGTAGCTCGCTTTAAGCCTGAACACACTAACTTTCCTGAGCTCAATCAACTGATTACAGACAATAGACAAGCGACAGCCCCTATGGTGACGCGCTTGGCGGCTATCTCTCCTGATGGCGAAGCCTTTGGCCTGTTATACCCAGTCTTAGATACCCAAAACCAACTGATAGCCTTTGCAGCTTTCGCTATTCAGGTAAGTTCCCAAGAGCAGCTTACACAGGCTCTAACGCTTCTGCAGTGGAGCGCAGCTGGCATAGAGGTTACAGAGCAACAATTGAGAGCAGATAAGCTCGCCCGTGAGCAGGAATCCTATGCTCAGCGGGTGGAGATACTGGCTCGGGTGCTGTCTGAATCTAGCTATGGAGCATCGGCAGTGCGCATGGTGACGGAACTGGCAGTGCTACTAAATTGTGACCGAGTCAGTCTAGGTGAGTATCAGAAGAAACGCTCGCGACTAAAACATCTCTCCCATAGTGCTCAGTTCGGTAAGAAGATGAACCATGTTCGTTTGATAGAGCGGGTCATGGATGAGTGTATCGATCAGGGTAAGATAATCCGTTTCCCAGATAGTGACGTAGAGAGCGAAGCGATTATTCAAGCCCATGGCAACCTGTCCAGTAGCCAAGGAGATATTGGACTCATTTCTATTCCTCTTTATCTGCGTGGCGAGATTTATGGCGCTCTAGTGGTTGAAGGTAAGCCTGATCAGGAGTGGAGTATTGAAGATGCCGAGCTTTGCCAGAGTATCGCTAGTCTTATTCTACCAACACTAGACGACAAGCGAATCAATGATAGAAGCTGGTATAAAAAAGGGTGGGACGGCCTGACAACCCAGCTAGGTCGGCTATTTGGACCAAGATACCTAGGACGAAAACTCACCCTTATTGGTTTGCTTGTATTAGGTTATTTGCTCACCACGACCATGGGCGAGTACAAACTCTCGGCCAATGCCACCATTGAGAGTGGCGTACAGAGGGCGATAGTCGCCCCCTTTGATGGCTATATCAATCAAGCATTGGTTCGTGCTGGTGACAAGGTAACGCAAGGTGAAGACCTAGTGTTGATGGATGACAGGGACCTGCGCCTTGAAAGGCTAAAGTGGCTCAGTGAAGAGAGTAAATTGGTACGCCAGCGTCTGGAGGCTTTGGCGGTAAGGGACAGAGCAAAACTTAATATTCTCAATGCTCAAGAGAAGCAGGTAGCCGCGCAACTCTCCTTGGTGGAAAGCCAGATCGAGCGGGGCAAATTGATATCCCCTTATGATGGTTTAATTGTCAGTGGCGATCTCAGTCAAAGATTGGGCAGCGCAGTGACCAAAGGGGATGTGTTGCTAGAGGTCGCTCCTTTGAACAGCTATCGTATTAAATTGCAGGTGCAAGAGAGCCGTATTTCTGATCTTTCTCTTGGTCAAACCGGCACCCTTTATCTTTCAGCATTGCCAGAAACAGGTTTCGAGTTCGAGGTCACTAAGATCACCCCAGTGACCGAAGCGCGAGACGGCTCAAGCTACTTTATCGTAGAGGCTGAATTTAATACCTCAAACTCGGACAGTCAGCAGTTTGAACAACTGCAGCCGGGTATGGAAGGGGTAGGTAAGGTTTATATCGACGAGCGCCTGATCTTCCATATCTGGACGCGAGACCTAACGGAATGGCTCCGACTGCAAGCGTGGTCTTGGTGGGGGTAG
- a CDS encoding site-2 protease family protein, translating to MSQTLFSPSWYKVSDLKVRIRKHADIHRHVYRDKVWYVLQDHVTGQFQRFTPQAYQLIGLMNGERTLQQIWDIACKELKEDLPSQDEVINLVGQLNKANVVQTNVLPSIKHLHRRSETEQRKKILQQLKSPLSVRIPLVDPERFLSATCGVARVIFSKFGALCWLLVVALGILFATLHWTALTNNLSDQVLGVENLFLMALVYPVIKLAHELGHGWAVKRWGGEVHEMGIMLLIFIPVPYVDASAATSFSNKYQRMIVGAIGVLAELFMAALAMIVWVLVEPGIVRALAYNVMLIGGISTLLFNGNPLLRFDAYYVLADFLEIPNLAARGNAQVGYLVKRYLFRISQVRTNAHSASESFWLVLYAVASYVYRLFVMVAISLFVASKYFIIGIILAIWSVMTSLVVPVVKVVAKPRQDPLMRKKSVAIYLGSSLLIAGIAFILFYLPLPYKTYAQGVIYVPQEAYIRAQTEGFVDKVYIENDSEIGVGDTILELDSPGLESRAEVLRAQLDEARFRYEASVNNRTESEILLQEYRYLEQEYWDVTNRLSNLTIKSPASGNFVFAYRNSEEGRFYNRGEIIGFLVDFETLPLAAMISEDDIDRVRSETHAVTLKLASQPNKEYPSKILRQVPSSTRTLPSYVLSTEGGGLIALDPNRTTDLESYNSYFRVELDSKAAPLDRFDERVHVLFEHDPEPIAFRWYRAVRRLLLRQFDV from the coding sequence ATGTCGCAGACCCTATTTAGTCCCTCTTGGTACAAGGTATCCGACCTAAAGGTTCGCATTCGCAAGCATGCAGACATACACAGACACGTCTATCGAGACAAGGTGTGGTATGTATTGCAGGACCATGTCACTGGACAGTTCCAGCGCTTTACCCCGCAGGCCTATCAGCTTATTGGGCTGATGAACGGTGAACGAACCCTACAACAGATCTGGGATATCGCCTGTAAAGAGCTGAAAGAGGATCTGCCAAGCCAAGACGAGGTGATTAACCTTGTCGGTCAACTCAATAAAGCCAATGTGGTTCAAACTAATGTCTTGCCCAGCATTAAGCACCTTCATAGGCGCAGTGAAACCGAGCAACGTAAGAAGATACTGCAACAGCTAAAATCGCCTTTAAGTGTTCGAATTCCCCTTGTGGATCCGGAGCGCTTCCTTTCTGCAACCTGCGGGGTTGCCAGAGTTATCTTCTCTAAGTTTGGCGCCCTGTGTTGGCTGCTAGTGGTAGCGCTGGGCATACTGTTTGCCACTTTGCACTGGACGGCGCTCACCAATAATCTCAGCGATCAGGTCCTTGGGGTAGAGAACCTATTTTTAATGGCATTGGTTTACCCTGTTATAAAACTGGCCCATGAACTGGGACACGGCTGGGCGGTTAAACGCTGGGGAGGCGAGGTGCATGAGATGGGGATTATGCTACTCATCTTTATTCCAGTGCCTTATGTAGATGCCTCGGCAGCCACCTCCTTTAGCAATAAATATCAGCGCATGATAGTGGGGGCCATCGGGGTATTGGCCGAGCTGTTTATGGCGGCTCTTGCCATGATAGTGTGGGTGCTGGTGGAACCGGGTATCGTTCGGGCCTTAGCGTATAACGTAATGCTCATTGGTGGTATTTCGACTCTCCTGTTTAACGGTAACCCGTTACTAAGGTTTGATGCTTACTATGTGCTGGCAGATTTTCTTGAAATACCAAACCTTGCAGCGCGAGGAAATGCTCAGGTTGGCTATCTTGTTAAGCGTTACCTATTTCGAATCTCTCAGGTCAGAACCAACGCCCACAGCGCATCAGAGTCGTTTTGGTTGGTTCTATATGCGGTAGCATCCTATGTCTACCGTTTGTTTGTGATGGTCGCGATATCCCTGTTCGTCGCCAGTAAATATTTCATTATCGGTATCATTCTCGCTATCTGGTCTGTGATGACGAGCCTAGTGGTGCCTGTTGTTAAAGTGGTGGCAAAGCCAAGGCAAGACCCTCTTATGCGCAAGAAATCAGTAGCTATCTATCTAGGTTCATCACTTCTCATTGCTGGCATCGCTTTTATACTCTTTTATCTGCCGCTTCCTTATAAAACCTACGCTCAAGGGGTTATCTATGTTCCCCAAGAGGCCTATATTCGTGCCCAGACCGAAGGTTTTGTGGATAAGGTTTATATTGAAAATGACAGTGAGATTGGTGTTGGTGACACCATTCTTGAGCTCGATTCACCGGGGCTTGAATCCAGAGCGGAAGTGCTAAGGGCACAACTGGACGAAGCAAGGTTTCGCTACGAAGCCAGTGTTAATAATCGCACTGAGTCAGAGATATTGCTGCAAGAGTATCGCTATCTGGAGCAAGAGTATTGGGACGTGACTAATCGTCTATCAAACCTCACCATTAAGAGCCCAGCATCTGGCAACTTTGTGTTTGCGTATCGTAATTCAGAAGAGGGGCGCTTTTACAATCGAGGGGAAATCATCGGTTTCTTGGTAGATTTTGAGACGTTGCCACTGGCCGCGATGATCTCTGAAGATGACATCGATAGGGTAAGAAGTGAAACCCATGCCGTTACCCTTAAACTCGCCTCCCAGCCCAATAAAGAGTATCCGAGTAAGATATTGCGTCAGGTGCCTTCATCCACCCGCACCTTGCCCAGTTATGTGCTCAGCACAGAAGGGGGCGGCCTGATTGCCTTAGACCCGAATCGAACTACAGACTTGGAAAGTTATAACAGCTACTTTCGAGTTGAGCTCGACAGCAAGGCCGCACCTCTGGATAGATTCGATGAAAGGGTTCATGTTTTGTTTGAGCATGATCCAGAGCCCATTGCGTTTCGTTGGTATCGCGCAGTCAGACGTTTGCTATTGAGGCAGTTCGATGTATAG
- a CDS encoding preprotein translocase subunit SecA: MTAYISRPIRSSIWLYKPLLWAIKKRDGFYRSLSEQALNQQIEHVGHELKRLGLTHKLTIEAFALIREVAGRELGMWHFDSQILGGLSILHGNIGQMQTGEGKTLTATLPVAAAALAGVPTHVVTVNDYLTERDAELMLPVYQRLGLSLGVVIQGLSLAERKQQYAKDIVYCTNNELAFDYLKDCIQLGQFDQSLQLHALRSMPSKHSSMLDNLMLRGLHFAVVDEADGVFMDEATTPLVISGDSTPQQEQTEMYMQAYEVGSKLVNEQHFRIHKHARQIEFTAVGEEFIQELTESFGPLWHGRVRRIELVKQALTATHLFIRDRHYLVDDGQVIIIDEHTGRRMPDRTWEQGLHQLIEIKEGCELSDPRVTLASISFQNFFRFYHHLSGMTGTADEVKSEFWRVYELPVVDVPTHKRSKRRQLGESMCFTQEQKWREIVIRIKALQSESERPILVGTQSLKDSEWLSGLLHQQGISHQVLNARQDEAEAEIVALAGLASKVTIATSMAGRGTDIKLEPRVEAQGGLHVIVTGLHDSSRVDRQLEGRCARQGDRGSVEFVLSLEEELITKGWAKVLRSIISLPIPKVLKNKLLFKGIRRCQKRIEHQDEQRRAQLLKHDEQQQEVLSFSQQQV, translated from the coding sequence TTGACCGCCTATATTAGCCGTCCTATCCGCTCTTCTATCTGGTTATACAAGCCCTTGCTGTGGGCTATAAAGAAGCGAGATGGTTTTTATCGCAGCCTATCTGAGCAGGCGCTTAATCAGCAGATAGAGCATGTGGGGCATGAGCTGAAACGCCTTGGATTGACTCACAAGCTGACCATAGAAGCTTTTGCTTTGATTCGTGAGGTCGCAGGGCGCGAGCTTGGGATGTGGCATTTCGATAGCCAGATATTAGGCGGGCTATCCATACTGCATGGCAATATAGGCCAGATGCAAACCGGTGAGGGTAAAACGCTAACTGCGACCCTGCCTGTTGCGGCCGCGGCATTAGCCGGCGTGCCAACACATGTGGTAACCGTAAATGATTACCTTACGGAGAGAGATGCCGAGCTGATGTTGCCTGTTTATCAGCGCTTGGGGTTGAGTCTAGGTGTGGTAATCCAAGGGTTGAGCCTTGCCGAGCGCAAGCAGCAGTATGCTAAAGACATAGTGTACTGTACCAATAATGAGCTTGCCTTTGATTACCTTAAGGATTGCATTCAGTTAGGCCAGTTTGACCAATCTTTGCAGCTGCATGCGCTGCGTTCAATGCCTTCAAAGCATAGCTCTATGCTGGATAATCTCATGCTACGAGGACTCCATTTCGCTGTGGTGGATGAAGCCGACGGTGTATTTATGGATGAGGCCACCACACCTTTGGTGATTTCTGGTGATTCTACACCTCAACAAGAGCAGACCGAGATGTATATGCAAGCCTATGAGGTGGGAAGCAAGCTGGTTAATGAGCAACATTTTCGCATTCATAAGCATGCGAGACAGATAGAGTTTACTGCCGTTGGTGAAGAGTTCATTCAGGAACTGACAGAGAGCTTTGGTCCCCTATGGCATGGCCGAGTTAGGCGTATTGAGTTGGTGAAACAAGCACTCACCGCAACGCACCTTTTCATTCGTGACAGGCATTACCTTGTGGATGACGGGCAGGTCATCATTATCGACGAGCATACGGGCAGGCGCATGCCAGACAGGACCTGGGAGCAAGGGTTACATCAACTTATCGAGATAAAAGAAGGATGTGAGTTGAGTGACCCCAGAGTCACCTTAGCCAGCATCAGCTTTCAAAACTTCTTTCGTTTTTATCATCACCTTTCTGGTATGACAGGAACCGCGGATGAGGTGAAGAGCGAGTTTTGGCGTGTATATGAATTACCTGTGGTGGATGTGCCTACCCATAAACGCAGCAAAAGGCGTCAACTCGGTGAATCTATGTGTTTTACTCAGGAGCAGAAGTGGCGTGAGATAGTTATTCGTATCAAGGCGCTTCAGAGTGAGAGCGAAAGACCTATCTTGGTGGGGACTCAGTCATTAAAGGATTCAGAATGGTTGTCAGGCCTACTCCATCAGCAAGGTATAAGTCATCAGGTGCTAAATGCGAGACAGGATGAAGCTGAAGCAGAGATTGTCGCCTTGGCTGGACTCGCATCAAAGGTAACCATCGCAACCAGTATGGCTGGTCGTGGTACTGACATTAAGCTAGAACCTAGGGTAGAGGCGCAAGGCGGCTTGCACGTCATAGTGACAGGGCTGCATGATTCTTCGCGAGTGGATAGGCAATTAGAAGGGCGTTGCGCCCGTCAAGGGGATAGGGGGAGTGTGGAGTTTGTGCTCTCTCTGGAAGAGGAACTGATCACTAAAGGGTGGGCCAAAGTCTTAAGGTCAATTATTTCACTGCCAATTCCCAAGGTATTGAAAAATAAACTATTGTTTAAGGGAATACGCCGTTGTCAGAAGAGAATAGAGCATCAAGATGAACAGCGTCGCGCCCAACTATTGAAGCATGATGAACAGCAACAGGAAGTGTTGTCGTTTTCGCAGCAGCAGGTTTAG
- a CDS encoding efflux RND transporter periplasmic adaptor subunit → MKLRKTWMLGALLVAPMTVSYNSMANFDGLSNELAPLSCLLEPSRDIELSSEVQGVIREIRVNRGDSVKKGQVVMRLNSTLEVAAVNTVKARLEFAKRKVERNADLYRKNLISDNEQDEMLTEQRLAEFQLKEARVKLSQRETKSPISGVVIERIKDPGEFVDELPFLRIATLNPMHAEVVLPAELYGTVKKDEAVTLYPLNSQTPYEGKVKIIDPIIDAASNTFAVTVSLNNDSGALSAGVRCQVEFKG, encoded by the coding sequence ATGAAACTAAGAAAAACATGGATGTTAGGCGCTCTCTTGGTCGCGCCTATGACAGTCTCTTATAACTCTATGGCAAATTTTGATGGTTTGAGCAATGAGCTTGCTCCATTGAGTTGTTTGCTTGAACCTAGCCGTGACATTGAACTCTCTAGTGAGGTTCAGGGTGTTATCAGAGAGATAAGAGTAAACAGAGGCGATAGCGTAAAGAAGGGGCAGGTGGTGATGCGCCTTAATTCAACCTTAGAGGTGGCGGCGGTAAACACGGTTAAAGCGAGATTGGAGTTCGCTAAACGCAAGGTTGAGCGTAATGCGGATCTGTATCGAAAGAACCTTATCTCAGACAATGAGCAAGATGAGATGCTCACAGAGCAGCGTCTTGCTGAGTTTCAGCTTAAGGAAGCTAGGGTAAAACTGAGTCAGCGTGAAACTAAGAGCCCTATCTCCGGTGTGGTGATAGAGCGCATTAAGGACCCTGGTGAATTTGTCGATGAATTACCCTTCTTAAGGATCGCAACCCTAAATCCTATGCATGCTGAGGTAGTGTTGCCTGCAGAGCTCTACGGCACGGTGAAGAAGGATGAGGCTGTGACTCTTTATCCGCTTAACTCACAAACACCATATGAAGGCAAGGTGAAGATCATTGACCCCATTATAGATGCTGCGAGTAACACCTTTGCAGTCACTGTCTCTCTAAATAATGATTCTGGAGCCCTGTCCGCCGGGGTTCGCTGCCAAGTCGAGTTTAAAGGCTGA
- a CDS encoding nuclear transport factor 2 family protein, whose product MGQNLAENKQNAIEFYRTAYLGDPVRAVELFVGDDYIQHNPLVGNGKQPFIDYFLEMARDYPNKSIEFVRAVAEDNLVALHTHQVWPDGDEYVTMDFFRFDDNGKIVEHWDSLQQILEGTKNGNTMY is encoded by the coding sequence ATGGGACAGAACCTTGCTGAAAATAAACAAAATGCTATCGAATTCTATCGAACGGCTTACCTAGGAGATCCTGTACGAGCCGTAGAGCTGTTCGTCGGTGATGATTACATCCAGCATAACCCTTTGGTTGGCAATGGTAAGCAACCTTTTATCGATTATTTCTTGGAAATGGCGCGAGATTATCCCAACAAAAGCATAGAGTTTGTTCGCGCAGTTGCAGAGGATAACCTAGTCGCTTTGCATACCCATCAAGTTTGGCCAGATGGTGATGAATACGTGACTATGGATTTTTTCCGTTTCGACGATAACGGCAAGATAGTAGAGCATTGGGATTCTCTGCAACAGATCCTGGAAGGGACAAAGAATGGCAATACCATGTATTAG
- a CDS encoding heme-binding beta-barrel domain-containing protein — MKKALLLALSAAVPLSAMADHDNTVIDGLDFGPLAQLVGTWQSTAAGGVDISPAQAGTPQGEGAPAITPFYETMTFEVAADAINASEQTLVALYYKQEVFRKADDSKFHDQRGYLIYDKDNQIVYNSFCVPRTTCITAEGVAGTDMTLKVSDRGVAESNFMKDNATTTDFSMTLKIEGDTLTYSQSTALNIYGKEFAHTDTSTLQRMK, encoded by the coding sequence ATGAAAAAAGCTCTACTTTTAGCTCTATCCGCAGCAGTGCCTTTATCAGCTATGGCTGATCACGACAACACGGTTATCGACGGTTTGGATTTTGGCCCTCTGGCTCAACTCGTTGGTACCTGGCAATCGACTGCCGCAGGTGGTGTTGATATTTCTCCTGCTCAAGCAGGGACCCCTCAAGGAGAGGGCGCTCCTGCCATTACTCCTTTTTATGAGACGATGACATTTGAGGTTGCTGCAGATGCAATAAATGCCAGCGAACAAACGCTGGTTGCTCTGTATTACAAGCAAGAAGTATTTCGCAAAGCCGATGATTCTAAGTTCCACGACCAACGTGGTTATCTGATATACGATAAGGACAATCAGATTGTATATAATTCCTTCTGTGTGCCACGCACAACCTGTATCACTGCTGAGGGCGTTGCAGGAACCGATATGACGCTTAAGGTTTCTGATAGAGGCGTAGCAGAGTCTAACTTTATGAAAGATAACGCAACCACCACAGATTTCTCTATGACGCTGAAGATAGAGGGCGATACCCTGACATATTCACAGAGTACGGCACTAAACATCTACGGCAAAGAGTTTGCCCATACGGATACTTCAACTCTACAAAGAATGAAATAG
- a CDS encoding vWA domain-containing protein yields MSKGLATLLTVISLPFLLILTGLAVDSGRAYTTQAKLFAAVDAAGIAAARAISTGASKTIREANATAAAQKYFNVNLSDALSQSSPVLSNPTYTYDADDNITIDLTATADMPTSFIQLLGFDTWPVGVEAQTIRRPVDISLVIDNSGSLEDVFDTVLERSKNFLSNFNPDFDRVSVTQYGYGANTVIPFNTLQRSHNNDSINTAIDAMTYETGGNQHYTNTAGGFLSGYNQFDSADPIAANLRVLVIFTDGAPNTFTSNFSIDGTDYEAAISTTGSSGRGLWNPTAMRQRLDYTVDGSTVSSSYDIYKHVDILANDTYQGFRLLGGPRAGETTYSADTGESEFQSIMRKISRDLPEKMAYQAREDGVFVFTLGLGDALLDDMGNGTGEDMLYRMANDPRMQSRDATADEFEPNQKQGVYCFAEDESDLGPCFDKMLDVIIRLTL; encoded by the coding sequence ATGTCCAAAGGGTTAGCAACCCTACTCACGGTAATCTCACTACCCTTCCTTCTTATTTTAACCGGGCTTGCTGTGGACTCAGGCAGAGCTTACACCACACAGGCCAAGTTATTTGCTGCTGTGGATGCGGCGGGAATAGCTGCGGCAAGGGCCATTTCGACCGGCGCCAGTAAAACCATTCGAGAAGCTAATGCAACTGCAGCCGCACAAAAATACTTCAATGTGAACCTCTCTGACGCCCTGTCGCAAAGTAGTCCAGTATTATCTAATCCAACCTACACCTATGATGCCGATGACAATATCACCATCGATTTGACTGCCACCGCCGATATGCCTACCTCATTTATCCAACTGCTGGGCTTTGATACTTGGCCGGTTGGGGTAGAGGCTCAAACTATTCGTAGGCCAGTTGACATTTCCCTAGTGATAGATAACTCAGGTTCACTCGAAGATGTTTTTGACACTGTACTTGAGCGTTCAAAAAACTTCCTGAGCAACTTCAATCCTGACTTCGATCGTGTCTCTGTAACCCAGTACGGTTATGGTGCAAATACAGTAATTCCTTTTAATACTTTGCAACGAAGTCATAACAACGACTCGATAAATACAGCAATCGATGCGATGACTTATGAGACAGGTGGCAATCAGCACTACACAAACACTGCCGGTGGCTTTTTAAGTGGATACAATCAATTCGACAGCGCAGACCCAATAGCTGCTAACTTGCGAGTTTTAGTGATTTTTACTGATGGTGCACCAAACACCTTCACTTCTAATTTCTCCATAGATGGAACTGATTACGAGGCTGCAATCTCGACAACGGGAAGCTCAGGTCGTGGACTATGGAATCCTACGGCTATGAGACAACGCCTTGACTACACTGTTGATGGCTCAACTGTAAGTAGCTCATACGATATCTACAAACACGTGGATATATTGGCTAACGATACGTATCAAGGGTTTAGGTTACTCGGTGGACCTCGTGCTGGTGAGACTACCTATTCTGCTGATACTGGCGAGAGTGAGTTTCAATCCATAATGCGCAAGATATCCCGAGACCTTCCTGAGAAGATGGCCTACCAAGCTCGTGAAGATGGCGTATTTGTCTTTACGTTGGGTTTAGGTGACGCACTTCTCGATGATATGGGGAACGGCACCGGTGAGGACATGCTGTATCGAATGGCAAATGATCCAAGAATGCAAAGCCGTGACGCTACTGCTGACGAATTTGAACCCAATCAAAAACAGGGAGTGTATTGCTTCGCTGAGGACGAGAGCGACCTCGGTCCCTGTTTCGACAAGATGCTGGACGTCATCATTCGTCTAACCCTGTAA
- a CDS encoding TadE/TadG family type IV pilus assembly protein, producing the protein MKSLFFRKCQAGLASVEMAIITPVLLIIMMGIFEVTQVIQANNIIISLSREGANIIARNSSQTPEEVMDIVASTSNPLDMGTDGAMFISQVVGRGDDSSGNPQAPYLNEQYRWQDGGYTTLDSTWGACASWTDGECNISTTPDLNNFPLTLDDGETVYVVEVIYRYSPVSTFIFDTDFSIRELTYL; encoded by the coding sequence ATGAAAAGTTTGTTCTTTCGCAAATGCCAAGCCGGATTAGCATCAGTGGAAATGGCAATCATCACCCCGGTCCTGCTCATCATCATGATGGGCATCTTTGAAGTGACTCAGGTGATTCAAGCCAACAATATAATTATCAGTTTGAGTCGTGAAGGTGCCAACATCATTGCTAGAAATAGCTCACAAACCCCCGAAGAGGTAATGGATATTGTCGCTTCCACCTCAAACCCTCTCGATATGGGTACTGACGGTGCCATGTTCATCAGCCAAGTCGTGGGCAGAGGTGACGATTCCAGTGGCAATCCACAAGCACCCTACTTGAACGAGCAGTACCGTTGGCAAGACGGGGGCTATACGACATTAGATTCGACATGGGGGGCGTGCGCCAGTTGGACAGATGGCGAATGTAACATTTCTACGACGCCTGATTTGAACAACTTTCCGCTTACACTGGACGATGGAGAGACAGTGTATGTGGTTGAGGTGATCTATCGATACTCGCCTGTATCAACATTCATATTTGATACAGACTTTTCGATAAGAGAGCTCACTTACCTATGA
- a CDS encoding TadE/TadG family type IV pilus assembly protein, with product MDAKRTSVKSVNTRKKPIRRLSFKSLRGASLIEFSIVATLLFALIFTIVDFALFGYVKLTMQHAVREGARYAITGRSDLDPNEIEDDRLRSLAILEKISQESDGLLTRVVKINGIRAEDVDGNDVTSTFGSAGETIAIHIDCEWPTFSPIIYPLLSDGKYEFTVSTAMKNETF from the coding sequence ATGGACGCGAAACGTACCTCTGTCAAGAGTGTGAACACTCGAAAAAAACCGATCAGGCGGCTTTCCTTTAAGTCGCTTCGTGGTGCCTCACTGATCGAATTCTCGATCGTCGCCACCCTCTTATTCGCCCTTATATTCACGATCGTCGATTTTGCACTGTTTGGCTACGTCAAACTCACCATGCAACATGCAGTGCGCGAAGGCGCTCGATACGCTATCACTGGACGCTCAGACTTAGACCCCAATGAAATAGAAGACGACCGTCTTCGTTCCTTGGCCATATTAGAAAAAATCTCGCAAGAATCCGATGGGTTGTTAACTAGAGTGGTCAAGATCAATGGCATTCGAGCAGAGGATGTCGATGGCAACGACGTCACCTCTACATTCGGTTCGGCTGGTGAAACAATAGCTATCCATATCGACTGCGAATGGCCGACCTTTAGCCCGATTATCTACCCCCTTTTGAGCGACGGTAAGTATGAGTTTACCGTCAGTACTGCTATGAAGAATGAAACCTTTTAG